A single Tenacibaculum sp. Bg11-29 DNA region contains:
- the obgE gene encoding GTPase ObgE, which yields MTEGNFVDYIKIYASSGKGGRGSVHLHREKFITKGGPDGGDGGRGGNIVLRGDKSMWTLFHLKFKRHFRAEPGGDGSASRSTGHDAKDIIVPVPLGTIIRDADTDEILYEVSHHDQDIILLQGGKGGLGNWHFKSSTNQAPRYAQPGIDGIDGWFRIELKLLADVGLVGFPNAGKSTLLSVLTAAKPKIADYAFTTLKPNLGIVEHRNHKSFVMADIPGIIEGAAEGKGLGHHFLRHIERNSVLLFLIPADSDDIKKEYEILLNELRKHNPELLDKDRLLAISKSDMLDDELKEEIKQDLPEGIDALFISSVAQLGLQELKDKLWDILN from the coding sequence ATGACTGAAGGAAATTTTGTTGACTATATAAAAATCTACGCATCTTCTGGTAAAGGAGGTAGAGGATCTGTACACTTACATCGTGAAAAATTTATTACAAAAGGTGGTCCTGATGGAGGTGACGGTGGTCGTGGAGGTAATATAGTTTTACGTGGTGATAAAAGCATGTGGACACTTTTCCATTTAAAATTTAAACGTCATTTTAGAGCTGAGCCTGGTGGTGATGGTAGTGCAAGTCGTAGTACTGGACACGATGCAAAAGATATTATTGTACCAGTACCATTAGGTACTATTATTCGTGATGCAGATACTGATGAAATTTTATATGAAGTTTCACACCACGATCAAGATATTATTTTACTACAAGGTGGTAAAGGAGGTCTTGGTAACTGGCATTTTAAATCATCAACAAATCAAGCACCACGTTATGCCCAGCCAGGTATTGATGGAATAGATGGATGGTTTCGTATAGAACTTAAATTGTTAGCAGATGTTGGTTTAGTTGGTTTCCCTAATGCAGGTAAATCTACTTTACTTTCTGTATTAACAGCTGCAAAACCAAAAATTGCTGATTATGCTTTTACAACTTTAAAACCTAACTTAGGTATTGTAGAACATCGTAATCATAAGAGTTTTGTGATGGCAGATATTCCTGGTATTATTGAAGGAGCTGCTGAAGGAAAAGGATTAGGACATCATTTTTTACGCCATATTGAACGTAACTCAGTCTTATTATTTTTAATTCCTGCGGATAGTGACGATATTAAAAAGGAATACGAAATTCTATTAAACGAATTACGTAAACACAATCCTGAATTATTAGATAAAGATCGTTTGTTAGCAATTTCTAAGTCAGATATGTTAGACGACGAACTAAAAGAGGAAATTAAACAAGATTTACCTGAAGGTATTGATGCCTTATTTATCTCTTCTGTAGCTCAACTAGGCCTACAGGAATTAAAAGATAAGTTATGGGATATTTTGAATTAA
- a CDS encoding adenylate kinase has product MKITKLHDLYFKEFISSDEISTIVKRIARQVKADLPKDEIPLFIGILNGCFVFTADFLREYKGDCEISFVKLASYEGTKSTENVKKLIGINEDLTNRTVIILEDIIDTGTTLHEIYELFKAKNIKELKIASLFFKPDVYRKELPINYIGKSIEDKFIVGYGLDYKNYGRNLPAIYQLTTQPKMTNIVLFGPPGAGKGTQADLLKEKYNLVHISTGDVFRFNIKNETELGLLAKTYMDHGNLVPDEVTISMLKAEVEKNTEANGFIFDGFPRTQSQAEALDAFLGEKNERINGMVALEVSEDLLVERLLERGKTSGRIDDTDESKIRNRFNEYNTKTAILKDFYQDQDNYYGVNGVGSIEEITQRLSDVFDTL; this is encoded by the coding sequence ATGAAAATCACAAAACTCCACGATTTATATTTTAAAGAATTCATTTCTAGTGATGAAATCTCAACTATTGTTAAAAGAATAGCACGTCAAGTAAAAGCTGATTTGCCTAAAGATGAAATCCCTTTATTTATCGGAATTTTAAATGGTTGTTTTGTTTTTACCGCAGATTTTTTACGTGAATATAAAGGTGATTGTGAAATTAGCTTTGTAAAATTAGCTTCTTATGAAGGTACTAAATCTACAGAAAACGTAAAAAAATTAATCGGGATTAATGAAGATTTAACAAATCGTACCGTTATCATTTTAGAAGATATTATTGATACAGGTACAACTTTACATGAAATATACGAGCTTTTTAAAGCTAAGAATATTAAAGAACTAAAAATAGCATCATTATTTTTTAAGCCTGACGTTTATCGTAAGGAGCTGCCAATAAACTACATCGGAAAGAGTATTGAAGATAAATTTATTGTTGGTTATGGCTTAGATTATAAAAATTATGGTAGAAATTTACCTGCTATTTACCAATTAACAACACAACCCAAAATGACAAACATTGTATTATTCGGCCCTCCTGGTGCCGGAAAAGGAACGCAAGCAGATTTATTAAAAGAAAAATATAACTTAGTACACATTTCTACTGGAGATGTTTTCCGTTTTAATATTAAAAATGAAACAGAATTAGGTTTACTTGCTAAAACATATATGGATCATGGTAATTTAGTTCCTGATGAAGTTACTATTAGCATGCTTAAAGCTGAAGTAGAAAAAAATACAGAAGCTAATGGATTTATTTTTGATGGTTTTCCAAGAACACAATCACAAGCAGAAGCTTTAGATGCTTTTTTAGGTGAAAAGAACGAACGTATTAACGGAATGGTAGCTTTAGAAGTATCTGAAGACCTATTAGTTGAACGTTTATTAGAGAGAGGTAAAACAAGTGGGAGAATTGACGACACTGACGAAAGTAAAATTAGAAACCGTTTTAACGAATACAATACTAAAACGGCAATTTTAAAAGATTTTTATCAAGATCAGGATAATTATTACGGAGTAAATGGTGTTGGTTCTATAGAAGAGATTACACAACGTTTATCTGACGTATTTGATACATTATAA